GTGATGGACCAGTGGAAGAGGCGCATCTCCTTGAGCTTGGCGCCCGTCACCTCGGCCTTGGCGCGGTTGAGGAGCGCGTGCGCCTCCCAGAGCCACCAGCCGCCGGTGAGCAGCGCCACGGCGGTGTAGAACCAGCCGGTGTAGCCGAGCGGGGTGAGGAGCAGGGAGACGGCGACCATGACCCAGCTGTAGATCACGATCTGCTTGGCGACGACCTTGTTGGAGGCGAGCACCGGCAGCATGGGCACGCCCGCGCGTGCGTAGTCGTCCTTCACCTTCATCGACAGCGGCCAGTAGTGCGGCGGCGTCCAGAAGAAGATGACGAGGAAGAGGATGACCGCGGCCCACGACATCGAGTTCGTCACGGCCGACCAGCCGATGAGCACCGGCAGGCAGCCGGCGATGCCGCCCCAGACGATGTTCTGGGCGGTGCGCCGCTTGAGGATCATCGTGTAGACCACGACGTAGAAGAGGAGCGCGCCGAGCGAGAGCGCGGCGGACAGCCAGTTGACGAGCAGGCCGAACCAGAGCGTCGAGACCACGGCGAGGGTGAGTCCGAAGACCAGGCCCTCGCGCGGGGTGAGCACGCCGGTGACGAGCGGACGCTGGGAGGTGCGGTCCATCAGGGCGTCGATGTCGCGGTCGATGTACATGTTCAGCGCGTTGGCGCCGCCCGCGGAGAGGTAGCCGCCGAAGCAGGTGGCGAGCACCAGCCACAGGTCGGGCACGCCCTGCTCGGCGAGGAACATCACCGGAACGGTCGTGATGAGCAGAAGCTCGATGATCCGCGGCTTGGTCAGCGCCACGAATGCCTTGACGCGGGCCCCGAACGGCCGATGGCCCCCCGGGCTGGGAGTCAAGACGACCCCTGCGGGTCGGGACTCGACGGCCGTCACGCACACCCCTGACAGAGAAATTCCCAGCAAGCTCCCCGGGTGAAGACGGGGCAAAGCTTGCGCGTACCACGCCACTGTAGACGTTGCCCAGACGCCGATCTTCGCGGGGGTGGGGTCGTGTTGGTGCGGTACGTCCCAAGGGGTGGACACGGTTCGGGGGGACTCCCGGCGTGGCTCGGGAGGCGAACTCCCACGACCAC
This is a stretch of genomic DNA from Streptomyces sp. R44. It encodes these proteins:
- a CDS encoding heme o synthase encodes the protein MTAVESRPAGVVLTPSPGGHRPFGARVKAFVALTKPRIIELLLITTVPVMFLAEQGVPDLWLVLATCFGGYLSAGGANALNMYIDRDIDALMDRTSQRPLVTGVLTPREGLVFGLTLAVVSTLWFGLLVNWLSAALSLGALLFYVVVYTMILKRRTAQNIVWGGIAGCLPVLIGWSAVTNSMSWAAVILFLVIFFWTPPHYWPLSMKVKDDYARAGVPMLPVLASNKVVAKQIVIYSWVMVAVSLLLTPLGYTGWFYTAVALLTGGWWLWEAHALLNRAKAEVTGAKLKEMRLFHWSITYVSLLFVAVAVDPFLR